One window of Plasmodium relictum strain SGS1 genome assembly, chromosome: 14 genomic DNA carries:
- a CDS encoding isoleucine--tRNA ligase, putative translates to MIKNVKSLALLFLLLEIILEKYTIICVKKINFFNYKSKNQIFSKKSDLLYFLQTKCKTKYIHKIYENKKNIKDIIKESLNLPIQYLPTTYNSFDRQIFIQNIWNNEQIYEKRNLKNIKRCIYNYCNKENELNNEIDKNKANALYKKEILINEFIKDKKIVTDLRKENVMKFISNDILVKSNNNTFLNKFQELIENNKKKETYIKNNKKKIILKLYERIIKNIKIIHDGPPYVNNDIHIGHILNKIIKDIYLKFLLFQNFFVLLIHGFDTHGLPIEYNVMKLLKISNIEELNLNSYPIGKASIKENTFNIDILSTLKKESQKEENYFLLSLFNKIKDIQSNILEKKVKYFKNLCKCYSSYFINEQLISLISYGIWGYWNYSYITFYKLYENIQYKVFQNLLKHKYIYISNRPIYHSYATKTVLSDSEIIYKKRVCNSFYFFYSFSKVSDHFLLYILKEFKGNKLLNEIFQLNEEEMEFYFQNLNSFIEYIDLNKNDNDYFNKLKSQIIYKIISNIKILVFTTQIHTIFNNKSLLIHEEYLYRIVKVNFENSESLFFIISDKSFDNFYNDLKKYYCKKPTIVGIQNITTLKGKYFHSCKYVNFIDKKSNDFIFVSKNEIKEFFGTGIVHLSPSHGFIDYNLYYKKNKLKKIYLNEKHFSEIKKEKTNDYYYNNLQLKKRLRDISSNNMIYNFLNYNNNHLLNYKTLNKEKKKKKFSFDIINQNVIDENDDLKEEYKRIIVKNIKNNIHLIEQNENNCEQNILSNLENNKININRKDIHLLFFYSFYQNILFYFPYEHSYTFDWRSHTTVQIKSLLQIYIDIKKIKNKMFFKSINKIKFINDHTKKSLIKTIKDRKEWCLSRQKYWGLSIPLKDINLNSEHKISFKKQIMDVWFDSSISYLYVFYMLRHILFNIYLKKIISSLKNVSFNPKEKNKIIFIKKYNNNNNLSFSIYDIYEEILKKKNNRFNFSNEKHLLKDILEKKKIFDPCKMYKCIINQIYNKNNFFKLQNVNDILFLKSKNQKKFFKNSLNIHLCCEGIDQIRGWFQSFFFIFFSLNTIRENKMEHSFNKLPIKNVVVHNYVVDKNNIKMSKSLNNVITPRELFLKFDNEKSKNPVFNKTERTKKNVTRKNINDKSTNIKVVKKNLEKTNVDKNVHKIIDKNTTHENLIKKSIEKNNELNKRFNADIVRLWLCCYNFVNKNITVSFEILENINKYIYLKIYNTFKFLFNNICDLNFSDKKLKFRDIQIMDKFILYKKDNLIKDCISAYKNLKLQLVLKYILNFIYKDLAIYIDYSKDRLYINKKNSISRKNCQKIFYRILIELLKLLAPIIPHLCEDIYYNIQILRKKKKIKSIFLLQFPEFKNYKEVNLDILFLIKNYIHKQINLYFSNSLQAIVYIYSDNKDLISLIKKFLKTSDPLENFTNYDDLRFLFNISNIFICNDLSEIENKDKNYKTYKIPSLNFKHKDENQNMDCFFQKSYGNNIQDMLIFDENSNYSHVHIGIAKEESNKCSRCWMYGNVSLFEGEFFCPRCLDVIKTYFK, encoded by the exons atgattaaaaatgtaaaatccttagcattattatttttattacttgaaataatattagaaaaatatacCATTATATGTGTTAAGaaaatcaatttttttaattataaaagcAAGAATCAAATTTTTAGCAAAAAATCagatttattatattttttgcaGACAAAATGTAAaactaaatatatacataagaTATatgagaataaaaaaaatataaaagatataattaaAGAATCTTTAAATTTGCCTATTCAATATTTGCCAACTACATATAATAGTTTTGATAG ACAAATATTTATTCAAAACATATGGAATAATGAACAGATATATGAAAagagaaatttaaaaaatataaaaagatgtatatataattattgcAACAAAGAAAAcgaattaaataatgaaattgataaaaataaagcaaaTGCTTTGTACAAGAaggaaatattaataaatgaatttatcaaagataaaaaaattgtaaccgatttaagaaaagaaaatgttATGAAATTTATTTCTAATGATATCTTAgtaaaaagtaataataatacctttttaaataaatttcaagaattaatagaaaataataagaaaaaagaaacatatataaaaaataataaaaaaaaaattatattaaaattatatgagagaataataaaaaacataaaaattatacatgATGGCCCACCTTATGTAAATAATGACATACATATTGGgcatatattaaataagatAATAAaggatatatatttaaaatttcttttatttcaaaatttttttgttttacttATACACGGTTTTGACACTCATGGATTACCTATTGAATACAATGTAATGaaactattaaaaataagcaatatagaagaattaaatttaaattccTACCCTATAGGAAAGGCAAGCATAAAAGAAAACACATTTAACATAGACATATTGAGTACATTAAAAAAGGAATCTCAAAAggaagaaaattattttcttcttagcttatttaataaaattaaagatatTCAGAGtaatatattagaaaaaaaggtTAAATATTTCAAGAATTTATGTAAATGTTATTCTTCctattttataaatgaacAATTAATATCTTTAATTTCATATGGAATCTGGGGATACTGGAATTATTCATACATCACTTTTTATAagttatatgaaaatattcaATATAAGGTTTTTCAGAATCTTTTAAAACAT aaatacatttatataagcAACAGACCTATATACCACAGCTATGCAACAAAAACCGTTTTATCAGATAgtgaaataatatataaaaaaagagtttgcaattctttttattttttttatagtttcAGCAAAGTAAGtgatcattttttattatatattttaaaagaatttaagggaaataaattattaaatgaaatttttcagcttaatgaagaagaaatggaattttattttcaaaatttgaACTCATTTATAGAGTATATAGATTTAAACAAAAACGATAatgattattttaataaattaaaaagccaaataatatataaaataatatctaatataaaaattttagtttTCACAACACAAATACAcactatttttaataataaaagtttgTTAATACATGAAGAATACTTATATAGAATTGTAAAAgtaaattttgaaaattccGAAAgtctcttttttattataagcGATAAAtcttttgataatttttataatgatctaaaaaaatattattgcaAAAAACCAACAATAGTAGGAATACAAAATATTACTACTTTAAAGggaaaatattttcattcatgcaaatatgtaaattttattgATAAGAAAAGtaatgattttatttttgtttcaaaaaatgaaattaaggAATTTTTTGGTACAGGTATTGTTCACTTGTCTCCATCTCATGGATTTATagattataatttatattacaaaaaaaataaattaaaaaaaatatatttaaatgagaAGCATTTttcagaaataaaaaaagagaagaCAAATGATTACTATTATAATAACTTACAACTAAAAAAAAGACTACGTGATATAAGTAGTAATAATATGATATACAATTTTCTTAATTATAACAATaatcatttattaaattataaaactttaaataaagaaaaaaaaaaaaaaaaattttcttttgataTTATTAATCAAAACGTTATTGATGAGAATGATGATTTGAAAGAAGAATATAAGCGaattattgtaaaaaatataaaaaataacatccATTTGATAGagcaaaatgaaaataattgtGAACAGAACATATTAAGTAacttagaaaataataaaataaatattaatagaaaagatatacatttattatttttttattcattttatcaaaatatacttttttattttccataTGAACATTCCTACACATTTGATTGGAGATCTCACACAACTGTTCAAATCAAATCACtattacaaatatatatagatataaaaaaaataaaaaacaaaatgttttttaaaagtataaacaaaataaaatttattaatgatCATACTAAAAAAAGTTTGATAAAAACTATTAAAGATAGAAAAGAATGGTGTTTAAGTCGACAAAAATATTGGGGATTGAGCATTCCTCTAAAggatattaatttaaatagtgAACATAAAATAAGTTTTAAAAAGCAGATAATGGATGTTTGGTTTGATTCATCCATCTCTTATTTATACGTTTTTTATATGCTTagacatattttatttaatatttatcttaaaaaaattatttcatcaCTTAAAAATGTAAGTTTCAAtccaaaagaaaaaaataaaataattttcattaaaaaatataataataataataatcttTCATTTAGCATATATGATATTTACGAggagatattaaaaaagaaaaacaatagatttaatttttctaatgaAAAACATTTGTTAAAAGATAtattggaaaaaaaaaaaatatttgaccCTTGTAAAATGTATAAATGTATAATAAACCAAatctataataaaaataacttcTTTAAATTACAGAATGTGAAtgatatactttttttaaaaagtaaaaatcagaaaaaattttttaaaaattctttaaatatacaTTTGTGTTGTGAAGGGATTGATCAAATAAGAGGATGGTTtcaatcctttttttttatttttttttctttgaacacaataagagaaaataaaatggaacattcttttaataaattaccTATTAAAAATGTTGTTGTACATAATTATGTTGTtgacaaaaataatattaaaatgagTAAAAGTTTAAATAATGTTATAACACCTAGAgaactatttttaaaatttgataatgaaaaaagtaaaaatcctgtttttaataaaacagaaagaactaaaaaaaatgttaccaggaaaaatataaatgataaaagtACAAATATTAAAGTAGTGAAGAAAAATTTGGAGAAAACAAATGTTGATAAAAACGtacataaaataatagaCAAAAATACAACCCAcgaaaatttaattaaaaaatcaatagaaaaaaacaacgaattaaataaaagatttaatGCAGATATTGTTAGATTGTGGTTATGTTGTTACAattttgttaataaaaatataactgTGAGCTTTgaaattttagaaaatataaataaatatatatacttaaaaatatacaatacttttaaatttttatttaataatatatgcGATTTGAATTTTTCTGataagaaattaaaatttagaGATATTCAAATAATggataaatttattttatataaaaaagataatttaattaaagatTGTATAAGTGCCTACAAAAATCTCAAATTACAGTTGGTTCTAAAATACATtttgaattttatatataaagatttaGCAATTTATATCGACTACAGTAAAGATAGattgtatataaataaaaaaaattctataagtagaaaaaattgtcaaaaaattttttatagaatattAATTGAattgttaaaattattagCTCCTATAATACCACACTTATGTGaagatatatattataatattcagattctaagaaaaaaaaaaaaaattaaatcaatttttttacttcaaTTTCcggaatttaaaaattacaaGGAAGTTAATTTagatattttgtttttaataaaaaattatattcataaacaaataaatctTTACTTTTCAAACTCACTACAAGCAATAGTCTACATTTATTCTGATAATAAGGATTTAATCAgtttaataaagaaatttttgAAAACATCAGATCCTTTGGAAAATTTTACCAATTATGATGATTTACGTTTTCTCTTCAACAtatctaatatttttatatgcaaCGATTTGAGTGAAATAGAAAacaaagataaaaattataaaacatataaaataccttctttaaattttaagcATAAGGATGAAAATCAAAATATGGAttgtttttttcaaaaaagtTATGGGAATAATATTCAAGACATGTTAATTTTTGATGAAAATTCAAATTATTCACACGTTCATATAGGAATAGCAAAAGAGGAATCAAATAAGTGTTCTAG atGTTGGATGTATGGTAATGTGAGTTTATTTGAAGGAGAATTTTTTTGCCCAAGATGCTTAGATGTTATCAAAACATACtttaagtaa